One Candidatus Binatia bacterium genomic window, CGGCGTGGACCTCGGCGGGCGCCGTCGTCCCCCCTTCCAGCCGCACGCCGGCCGCCAGTTGCGCCAGCGCTTCCGGCGTCGGCCTGCCTTTGACCTTCACCCGATAGGTCTTGCGCACGCCGTAGCGCGGGTGAGTCAGTCGCAGCGCCAGCTCGCCGTCATTGGTCAACAGCAGGAGGCCGGAGGAGTGGAAGTCCAGACGTCCTACCGGAAAGACGCGGGCATGGACGCCTGGCAGCAGCTGACGGACGGTGGGGCGCCCTTCCGGATCGGAGAGCGTCGTCACCACACCAACGGGTTTGTGCAGCAGAATGTAGAGGCGTTCGTCGGAAAGGTGGAGCGGGCGGCCGTCAACCGTGATGCGATCCGTCCGTGGGTTCGCTTTCGTCCCTAGCTGGGTCACCACCTGGTTGTTCAGGCGCACACGACCCGCCTGGATCAGCTCCTCCGCCTTCCGCCTCGACGCGATCCCCGCCTGACTCAGGATCTTCTGCAGGCGCTCCTCCGTCTTCGGCGCTTTGGCAGGCTGCGGCGGCCTCGGCGCCGGCCTCGGTTTCGGCCTCTGTGGTGGTCCACTCCTGCTGCGCGACTTCCGTACTGGTTCCTTCATCATCTGTATCCGGGGCCGGGCCCAACTCCTTCAACGACGGCAGCTCGTTCATGTCCTTCAACCCGAAGACTTCCAAGAATTCGGGTGTGGTGCCGTACAAGAGCGGGCGTCCCACCGCTTCCTTGCGGCCGGCAATCTTGA contains:
- a CDS encoding pseudouridine synthase, which encodes MASRRKAEELIQAGRVRLNNQVVTQLGTKANPRTDRITVDGRPLHLSDERLYILLHKPVGVVTTLSDPEGRPTVRQLLPGVHARVFPVGRLDFHSSGLLLLTNDGELALRLTHPRYGVRKTYRVKVKGRPTPEALAQLAAGVRLEGGTTAPAEVHAVRGSDAKTWLEITLGEGRKREIRRMCERVGCPVEKLARIRLGPLSIGKLPPGQHRKLTEREVQKLRHAVGLG